One window of Acanthochromis polyacanthus isolate Apoly-LR-REF ecotype Palm Island chromosome 19, KAUST_Apoly_ChrSc, whole genome shotgun sequence genomic DNA carries:
- the get4 gene encoding Golgi to ER traffic protein 4 homolog: MSEQESLRCSSARNRGGVQRVEGKLRASVEKGDYYEAHQMYRTLFFRYMSQAKHAEARELMYNGALLFFSYNQQNSAADLSMLVLEVLEKSETKVEDDILESLAKLFSQMDQNSPERVAFVSRALKWSTGGSGKLGHPKLHQLLAVTLWKEQNYSESRYHFLHSSDGEGCAQMLVEYSASRGFRSEVDMFVAQAVLQFLCLKNKNSASVVFSTYTEKHPSIEKGPPFVQPLLNFIWFLLLAVDGGKLTVFTVLCEQYQPSLKRDPMYNEYLDRIGQLFFGVPPKQSPSYGGLLGNLLNSLMGSGEDDDGAEEAQEDSSPIELD; the protein is encoded by the exons ATGTCGGAGCAGGAGTCTCTGAGGTGTTCCAGTGCCAGGAACCGTGGAGGCGTACAGAGGGTGGAAGGAAAACTGCGAGCCAGTGTGGAAAAGGGGGACTACTATGAAGCACACCAGATGTACAGGACTTTATTTTTTAG GTACATGTCACAggcaaaacatgctgaggccAGGGAGCTGATGTACAACGGTGCTCTGCTCTTCTTCAGCTATAACCAG CAAAACAGTGCAGCAGATCTGTCCATGCTGGTGCTGGAGGTTTTGGAGAAATCTGAGACAAAAGTGGAAGATGACATATTGG AAAGCCTTGCTAAGCTGTTCAGTCAGATGGACCAGAACTCTCCAGAGAGAGTAGCATTTGTGTCCAGAGCCTTGAAATGGTCCACAGGAGGGTCTGGCAAGTTGGGCCACCCAAAACTACACCAGCTGCTGGCTGTCACCTTGTGGAAAG AACAAAACTACAGTGAGTCTCGCTATCACTTCCTGCATTCGTCTGATGGGGAGGGCTGTGCACAGATGCTGGTGGAGTATTCAGCATCACGAGGCTTCCGCAGTGAGGTCGACATGTTTGTGGCGCAGGCCGTCCTACA GTTCCTCTgcttaaagaacaaaaacagcGCTTCCGTGGTGTTCAGCACATACACAGAGAAACACCCGTCCATAGAGAAGGGCCCTCCCTTTGTCCAGCCTCTACTAAACTTTATCTGGTTTCTGCTGCTGGCAGTGGATGG gGGTAAATTAACAGTTTTCACAGTGTTATGTGAGCAGTATCAGCCTTCTCTGAAGAGGGACCCCATGTACAATGAG TATCTCGACAGAATAGGACAGCTTTTCTTTGGTGTTCCACCCAAACAGTCTCCATCATACGGGGGACTCCTAG GAAATCTGCTGAACAGCCTGATGGGTTCGGGTGAGGATGATGACGGTGCTGAAGAAGCCCAGGAGGACAGCAGCCCCATAGAACTAGACTGA